Below is a window of Geomonas oryzisoli DNA.
AGAAGGGAAAAGAGGGCGACTATTACGAAATCGACATCGCTTTCTGGTCCATCTCCGATGCCGACGGCGCGGTGAAGAACTACGCCGCTTTGGTCCGCGACGTCACCCACGAGCTGCAACTGGAGCGGCAACTGCGACAGGCCCAGAGGATGGAGGCGATCGCGACCCTGGCCGGCGGCATCGCCCACGACTTCAACAACAACCTCGCCTCCATCATCACCTGCACCGAGATGGCGCGGGACGACGTGCCGCCGGAAAGCCCGCTGCGCGAGCTATTGGACGTGGTGCTGAAATCGAGCTACCGGGGGCGCAAACTGGTCAAGCAGATCCTCACCTTCTGCTGCAAAGGGGAGCAGGAACGGCAACCGGTGCAGGTCGAGTCCATCATGAACGAGTGCCTGAACCTGATGCGCCCTTCGATGCCTTCCTCGATAACGGTCCACGCCGAGTTGGAACCGGATCTCGGCATGATCATGGCCGACCCGACCCAGATCCACCAGATCATCATGAACCTCGTGACCAACGCAAGCCATGCCATGCGGGTAAAGGGAGGAACCCTTGATCTCGCTCTGGAAAACATCTCTCTCGACGCCGATTCTCTCGGGGCGCCGGATCTGCCTCCCGGTCCGTACCTCAAGTTGACGGTCAAGGACTCCGGCCACGGCATGGATCAAAAGACCATGGAGCAGATCTTCGACCCCTTCTTCACCACCAAGGGGCACAACGAGGGGACCGGGCTCGGGCTTTCCGTGGTGCACGGCATCGTCAGGAACCACGGCGGGGGGATCACGGTGAGCAGCAGGCAGGGCCTCGGGTCGACCTTCGAGGTCTTCCTCCCCCGCATCGGAGCGGTGCAGAAAGACACCCTGCTGCAAACGGAAGCCCCCTCCTTGCCGGGGAGCGGCAGGATCCTCTTCGTCGATGACGAGGAGGACGTCGTCTTTGCCGGCAAGAAGATGCTGGAGAGGCTTGGGTACCAGGTGGTCACCGGACGGGACGGCGTGGAAGCGCTGGAAATCTTCCGCACCGACCCCGCTGCCGTCGACCTGGTGATCACGGACCAGACCATGCCGCGCATGACCGGTATCGAGTTGTCTCGGGAGCTCGTTGCGGTCCGTTCCGACTTGCCGGTCATACTCTGCACCGGTTTGGGATCGGGCGTGGACCGTACCGCACAGCGCGAGGAGGCGGAGCAGGCAGGGGTCCGGGAAGTCGCCTACAAGCCGCTGGACCGCGAGGAGATGACGGCGATGATACGGCGGGTAATGACCCCGGCCGGGGAGGCGTGAGGGGATGGCGAAAATCCTGATCATCGATGACGAGGAAACCGTGTGCCAGTCGATGTCGCTGGTGGGCAAGCGTGCGGGGCACGAAACGGCTTGTGCCAGGACGCTGGCTGCCGGTTGCCGGATGGCGGCCGACGAGGCGTTCGACCTGGTGTTTCTCGACGTGCGGCTCCCGGACGGCAACGGGCTTGAGATGCTGCCGCGCCTGGCGCAGGCCCCGTCCCATCCCGAGATCGTCATCATGACCGGATACGGAGACCCCGCCGGCGCCGAGCTCGCCATCACCAGCGGCGCCTGGGATTACATCGAAAAGGGGTCCTCGGTCAAGGACATCACCCTTTCCCTGGTGCGAGCCCTGGAGTACCGCAAGCAGAAGCTCTCCCTGTCGGGCCGCCAGGAGGTGATCGCCCTGAAGCGGGAAAACATCATCGGCAACAGCCCGGCCTTGAAAGCCTGCCTCGATGCGGTGGCGCGCGCCGCGGTGAGCGATGCGGGGGTTCTGATCCTGGGAGAAACGGGATCGGGCAAGGAGCTGTTCGCCCGGGCGGTGCACCAGAACAGCAGGCGCTGCGACAAACCCTTCGTCGTGGTGGATTGCGCCAGCCTTCCCGAGACGCTGGTGGAAAGCCTGCTGTTCGGACACGAGAAGGGGGCTTTCACCGGCGCCGAAAAGGCCCGCGACGGACTGGTCAGCCAGGCCCATGGCGGGACCCTTTTCCTGGACGAAGTGGGCGAGCTTCCCTTCACCGCTCAAAAGTCCTTCCTGCGCGTGCTGCAGGAGAAGCGGTACCGTCCGGTGGGGGGCGCGCGAGAGGTGGAGAGCGATTTCCGGCTGGTGGCGGCGACCAACCGCAATCTGAACCAGATGGTGGAGGCCGGGACCTTCCGCGGCGACCTCCTCTTCAGGTTGAGCACCTTTGTTATCGAGCTCCCACCGCTGCGCGAGCGCAAAGAGGACATCAAGGAGCTCGCGCGCTATTACATGGACAAGTTCTGCGAGGACAACGGCCTCTCGCCCAAGGGAAGCTGCCCGGAATTCATGGAGACGCTGCAGGCGTACAGCTGGCCCGGCAACGTGCGCGAGTTCATCAACACCATCGAGCGCACGGTGCTGACCGCACGGGAGCAGCCGGTCCTTTTCGCGCAGCACCTGCCGACGCAGATCCGGGTACAGGTCACTCAGAGTGCGGTGAACCATCATGAAACTGCAGCCGCGCCCCCTTTTCAACTGTCGCCGCCTGCCCAGCTCCCCAAGTTGAATGACTTCCGTGACAGCGTCTATACCCAGGCCGAAAAGCAGTACCTCTGCGACCTGATGGCACTGGCTCAAAACGATATCACTACCGCCTGCAACCTCTCCGGACTTTCCCAGTCCCGCCTGTACGCCCTGCTGAAAATCCACGACCTGCACCGTTCGGCCTAGCCGCCCCGCATTTCCTTCACCCCGCCTGATTCTTTACTGCCGCACAAGAATGTTCCTGCGCCGCAGGAAATCGCCGTCTCTCCCCAGTTGGCCTCTTGGCTTGTCTAAGTGGCCGTGTTGACAGACCTTATTTCCAGGTGCCGTCCTCGAAGCCGCTTTTGCCGATCACTCCCCTCTTTTTAGCTGCTTCGGTGTAAGTGCCCGTCATTAAACGGTTTTCGGTGTTGTTGACCTTTGGGCATTGCGGTTGCTAAGCATGGGTAACCCTTCGGGGAATAATGCGGGAAAAGGAGAGGGCCATGACAAAGGAAATGAAAGAATCATTGTCCGGGAAAGTGACAAGTTGGTCGATCATCGGGGTGGTCGTGGCCGGGACGCTGCTCATCTCCGGCATTGCCGACGTCTCCGAGGGGAGCGGCGTAATGGCTAAGATCTTCCTTCTCTTCATCGGCGCCATCATCGTCGTGCAGGTCATCCCTGGCATCATGCTCTTCAGCGCCATGCTCAAGGGCATCTACAGCCTGTTTGGCAAAAAGGTTAAGGTTCCTCTGGAACAGGACAAAAAGTAGCTGTCGCGAGACGCGAGGTGGCTTATGGACGAACGGGGAATCATCATTGCGGACCGAGACGCGGAATTCCGCAGCCAGGTAGCCGAATACTTCCGCAAGGCGGGGTACGAGGTGGAGACCACTGATTCAACGGTCCACGTGCTCTGCAGCATCCTGCAGAAGAAGACACCGGTGCTGTTGTTGGGAAGTGACTTCGACCAGAAGGTTTCATCGTCGGACCTGATTCACCTTTTGAAGAAGTGCAACCGCCACCTGAACGTCATCATGGTCTCCGACGATCTTCCCCTGGACCAGGCGAGGCAGGTGCGCAAGGCGGGGATCTTTTACCAAGCCATGAAACCGGCGGAAACCGGAGATACCGAGGAGCTTGGTCTGGCCGTGGAATGCGCCTTCAAGACCTATCGCGCCAACCGGCAGCAGGAGCGCATGGAGGCCGCGATGAGGCGGCGAGCCAACCGCCGCGAGTCGGTGAAAAAGCAACCGGTTCCTGCCTCCAGGCGCTTCTCCTGGCTGATAGCCCTCGCCGTGCTCATCTTCGGGACCAGCTTTTTGGCACTGTCGGCGGCGGAGAGCGTCCAGAGGGGGGGCAACCTCGGGATCTGGCTTTTCCTCGGGTTCTGCGCGCTGCTGGTGGTAGCGCAGTTCTTCCCAGTGTTCAGGATCAAGCTGTCGCAGCGCGTGATGGCGCAGCACGCTGCCAAAGAACAGGCGGCCTCATCCGAGAAGAAATCATCCTAAGGACGCGTTCCTAAAAGGAGGGATACGTGAAACCAGCCGACCTACAAAAGATGAGTTTGCTCGCGAAGCTGGCGTTCTGCGCCTGGGCCCTCGCCGGCCTGATCGCGCAAGCCAACGCCTGGGGATTTTCTTATGGAGATCAGACCGGCAGCAACCAGGCCTGTCTGTCCTGTCACGGTAAAACCGGCGAGGTGCCCAAGGGCACCTTCATCGACCCGCAGCGCTTCACCCAGACCGCCCATGCCAACCTCGGGTGTGAAGCCTGTCACGCGACCGTCCCTGCCAACCATCCGGACGGCAACAAGGTGCCCAAGGCCGACTGCCGCGAATGCCACTCGGGCATCAGCGCAGAGTACGACAAAGGGCTGCATGCATCCAAGACAGCCTGCAACGGCTGCCATAACCCGCACCTGGTGCAGAACCCCAAAGACGTCTCCGGGCAGGAGATCAACATGATCTGCTCCAACTGCCACAACTCTTTGGAGATGACGGCGAAGCACGGCGAGTGGCTGCCTCAATCGGAACTGCACCTGCGCATGCTGCCGTGCATCACCTGCCATACCGGTGCCAAGGACTATTACATCAGCATGTACATCGTCAAGAGCAAGGGGGACAGCCGGTTCGGCAAGCAGGAAGTGGCCGAGTACGCCGATCTGAAAGCCATGGCCGGTAACCGCCCCATCGTCTCCCTCATCGATACCAACCGGGACAACTACGTCTCCCTCGAGGAACTGCGCGTGTTCAACCGCACCCAGAAGTCGCTCCGTCTTTACGGGATGATGACCCCCTCGACGGTGTCGCACAAGTTCGAGATCCTGGACAGCCGGCGCAACTGCAGTTTCTGCCACACCTCAGGCTCCGGACTCATGCAGACCAGCTTCATAGCCGTGCCTGACGAGCAAGGGAACTTCCAGAGGGTGCCGGTAGAGAAGGGGGCGGTCCTCGATGCCCTTTACGCCGCTCCGGACTTCTACATGATGGGGTCCACCAAGAACGCCAAGTTGAACAACATCGGGCTCGCCATCATCTGCTGCGGACTCATCATGCCGGTCGGACACGGTTTTGTCCGGTTCCTGACTCGGAAGAACAGGAAACATAAGGAGCACCAGTCATGAGCGAGAAAACAAGAATCTACCTGCAGCCCTGGCCGATACGCATCTGGCACTGGATCAACGCCTCCGGCATCATCATCCTGATTCTGTCCGGCGCCCAGATCCGGTTTCCCGAGACTCTGAGCATCTTCAGCAGCTACAAGAACGCCATCGAGGTGCACAACACAGCCGGGATCATCGTTTCCATCTCCTTCTCGTTCTGGTTCTTCTACTACAAGATGGTGAAGAACACGCTGGACAAGCTGTACATCCCGGACGAGGAGGACATCAAGCACGGCCTGGTACGCCAGCTCCTTTACTACTGCTTCTGGTACTTCCTGGGGCGGCCGAGCCCCTACCATGCCACGCCGGATCACAAGTTCAACCCGATGCAGAAATCGGCGTATCTGGCGGTGATGTTCGTGCTGATGCCGCTGGTGGGGCTCACGGGAATCCTGCTGCTGAACGTTACACCGCTGCGCGTGCTGGTTCTCATGTGGGGCGGGATCAAGTTCATCGTCGCGCTTCATTTCCTCCTGGCGTGCTCGCTGCTCGCTTTCCTCTGCACGCACGTCTACCTGGCGACCCTGGGGGACTACATCAAGCCGATGCTGGTCGGGTGGGAGGACGTGGAAGAACACGAGGAGCCGGAGGCGGCCCCGGGAGTGGCCATTCCCGGCTACCGGCCGGTGCGTCACTATCCGGAGTACGAGCAGGCACTTCTGGAGCAGCGCCACAGCTGATGGGACGGGTTGTTAATTCCGGGAAAGGAGAACGGCCATGTCAGGACATCATCTCATCGAGCATTTGAAGGCGAGACCGATACGGGAAACGGCCCAGGTCGCGACGGGGAACGAGCTTTGCTGGAGCCGGGAACAGGTAACCAAGAACATCGCGCAGCTGCATGTCCTTTCCCGGCGTGGGTTGTGGGGGCTGTTGCTCTTCCTGGGAATGAGCGCCGCGGCCCTCGCTTTGAGCCAGGTAAACGTGTCGTCGGTTGCCCAGGCGGAGCTGGAGGGTGTCATTGGCCCTCTGCCTTCGATCGATTTGCTCAACCTTGTCCTCGGCATCTCGTGGCTGTCCGCAGTGGTGCTGATCGTGGGGCGCAGGGGGAGCGACGGCAGGCCGGGGTACAGCTGGCACAACGTCGGACTTCCCGCGGTTTTCTACCCGCTCTACGCCTTCTGTGACACGACCGGCACCTACTTCCCGATGGTGTTCCTTGCCGGCCTCGTCTTACTACTTTTGGAACACGGCTTCGTGGTCTGCTACACCGCCAAGGCGATCAAGGAGGAAACGGCCCGCCTGGAGCGCCTGCGCGATTGATCTTTCTGTGCAGGAACGGCCCTCCATGCACAACCGGCCACTCGAGTTTCGAGTGGCCGGTTTTTTTGTTTCCAGAGATGGAACAGGAGCCTTGCTAGCCGTGCTGATGGCAGGAGTCGCAGTTGCCGTTCACGGTGAAGGCTGACTTGCCGTCGTGGCAGGCGCCGCACGACTTGGCCTTTTTCATCTCGTCCATGGAGACCGGCCTGCCGCCGCGTTTGGTCGGGAAGGTGCCGCTGTGGCAGTCCTTGCATTTGTACATGCCCAGGTGGTTACTGTGGCTGAACTTGACGTCCCCGACGTCGGCAACCTTAAACTTGATCTCCTGGACCGGGTGGCACTTTTCGCATTGCGAAACGGCGAAGGCGTCCTTGGCGTTGTGGCAGGCGCCGCACGATTTCCCTTTCTCCATGGCTGCCATGGTGACGGGTTTTCCGGAGCCGAGCGGGAACACCTTGGTGTGGCAGGAACTGCAGCTGTAGATCTCAACATGTTTGCTGTGGCTGAAAACGGTCGGGCCGGTCTCCTTCACCTTGAAGACGACCTGCTTGGGTGAGGGGTGGCAGCCGTCGCACTTTGCGACGCTGAACGCCTTCTTGCCGTTGTGGCAGGCGCCGCACGATTTCCCCTTTTCCATCTCGGCCATGGTCACCTGCTTGTTCGGGCCGGTCTTGTAGAGGGAGTTGTGGCAGGCGTTGCACTGCATGGTTTTCAGGTGCTTGTTGTGACTGAAGAGCACCGGGCCGGTCTCTTTGACCTTGAAGGTGACGTTCTTGACCTTGTGGCACGCGGTGCATTTGGCAACGCTGAATGCCTTCTTACCGTTATGGCACTTGCCGCACGATTTCCCTTTGTCCATGTCGGCCATGGTGTACTTGACCTTGGCGGCGCGGGGATTTTCGTGGCACACCTTGCAACTCACGTTCGGGCTTTTCTCCGCTTTCTTCTTCAGGTGCTTGTTGTGGCTGAAGACCACCTTGCCCCCACCATCGGTCTGGTAGGTGATGTCCTTCAGCTCGATGGCGTATGCTGCGGAAGCTGCTACGGCTAGCGCGGCCAGGACAATGAAAGCCGATGTGAATCTCATGGTTTCCTCCTTTGACGGTGTAGTGGATTGGCGTGCTTATAGTTCCTCTCTACGAGATTGGCTGCGGGGAGCGGCAGGACACCAGCCGCCGTGCTGCTACAGCAAGGGATAAACCGGCACGAGTTCTCTTTAGCATTAGCCGTGCCTGATTTTTGAGTGGAGCGTAACGTGCTGTAATTGCAGGGTACTTTCGCGGCGGGGGCGGCGAGCGCGGTGCATGGCTGTATAAAGAAGCTATACACCGGATCAATCCAGGTGATGCCAAGTTGCCGGAATCGAATACGTTTTTTCGGGGTGGCCGGAGCCTCACGCCGGCGGCTGCTGTATAGCAAAGATATACGAAGATGGTCGGTCAGCGGTCTACGGCACTAAAAAAGAAGAGGGCCGCGGCATTGAGCGCGCGGCCCTCATTTTCGGCACCGGGGGGGGGAGGTCATAGCTGGCCGGTGGCGACGAGGATGATGTGCACCAGGATGATCTTCCCGATGGTGGCGAAGGGGAACACGCAGGCGTAGCCCTGGTCGGAGAGGTCGTTCCCGGTCTGCTCCTTGATGTAGCCCAGGCCGGGCGTGGAGGTGTGCATCCCCGCCACGATGCCGACCGCCAGTGTCATCGGGAGCTTCATGATCTTGTGGGCGATGAACAGGCCGAGAAAAGCCGTGACCGAGGTGACGCAGACGCCGGTGATGAAGATGCTGCCGCCCCCCCCGTGGCTCAAGGTGGTAAGCAGGCTGTAGCCGGAACGGGTGCCGATACCGGCCAGAAACAGCACCAGCCCCACCTGCTTCAGCACCATGCTGGCGCTGTAGGGGAGGCTCCAGACCATCTTGCCGGTCCTGCCGAAGGTCCCCAGCAGGATGCCGACGATGAGCGGCCCCCCGGCAAAACCAAGCTGCATGCTCCCTCCGCCGGGGAAGGGGAAGGGGATCAGCCCCAGCACCAACCCGATCACGAGCCCGAGGCTGAAGGTCATCACGTCCACCTCGCTCACCCTGCGATAGGAGTTGCCGAAGAAGGCGGTCACCTCGTCCATGCAGGTCTTGTGAGCCAGCACCCTGACCACGTCGCCGAGCTCCAGGATCATCTCGGCCTCGGGGAGATATTCGTTGTCCCCCCGGCGCACCAGCGTGATCACCTCCCCGAAACGCTGCTCCTGATGCAACTCACCGATGGTGCGCCCGATCGCCATGGGGCTGGAGACGAAGATCCTGCGGTACTCGTATTCGGTGCGGTCCAGTCCCAGGCGCTCCTTGCTTCTCCTCTCCCCGAGCACCGTCGCTATCTTCTCGATCTCGTGCGGCGCCCCTGCCACCATCGCGAGGTCGCCCTGCTGCAGCACGGTGCCTGGACCGGCGTAGAAGAACTCGTCATCCCGCTTGATCCGGCTGAAGATCACCTCGCAGTTGTTGGATTCGTTCAGCTTGGCGACGGTCAGGTCGGGCGGGTCCACCTTCTGAACTTTAATGGTGCAGTGCACCAGCGAGTTGCGGTCCTCGGGCTTGCGCAGCACCTTGAACTCCGCCTGGTAGTCCACCTTCCACATCTTCTGGCAGACGTTGATGGTCAGCATCAGCCCGATGACGCCGATCGGGTAGGCGACGGAGAAGCCGACCACCGGCTCGGCGAGCATCGTTTCCAAAAGATCGGGCGGCGCGGTCTGGCGGATCGATTCCAAGGCGCCACCGAGGGCCGGCGAGGCGGTCATGCTGCCGCAGAAGATGCCGGCGGCGATGCCCGGCTGGATGGCGAAATACTTCTGCAGCGCGACGCAGAGAGCCGCCGAGGCGCACAGGACACCTCCGGCGAGCAGGTTGTTCATGACCCCGTTTCTGCGGAAGGTCGAGATGAAGGAGGGGCCGGCGGAGAGGCCGACGGTGTAGACGAAGAGCGCCTGCCCCATGATGTACACGATGGCCGGGGCCTTCATGTCGGGATGGAGCATGCCGAAGGCGAGCCCGACGAAGAGCACGGCGCCGACGCCTAAGGTGATGCCGTAGACCTTGATCTTGCCTAAGGGATAGCCTAGTGCTGCGACCATGAGCAGAAGCATCAACGGGTTCTCGAGGAGAATCTTGATCATGATTGCCACCTCTGTCGCTGGCGGGACCATCCCCCGCCCTGATAAACCTCACGCTGCCGTTGCTATTCGCTCAGCTTGAACTGCCCCACGAGCTTTTGCTGCTCCTCGGCCAACTGTGACAAAAGCAGTGCCGAGGATGCAGACTCCTGTGCGTTCTTCGCCGTGTCCTGCACCACCTCGTTGATGGACTGGATGTTGTTGCTGATCTCGACGGTGGTGGCGGTCTGCTCCTCCGCCGCCGTGGCGATCTGGTTTACCTGCAGGGTCACCGACCCGATCTGCTGCAGGATCTCCTCCAGGGCGGCACCGGACCTGGCGGCCTCGACGGTTCCCTCCTCCACCCGGTTCACGCCTGATTGCATCACGGCGATGGCGCCTTTGGTCTGCTGCTGCACCGCCTTGATCATCTCTCCGATTTCCCGCGTGGCGCTGGTGGTCCGTTGCGCCAGTGCGCGCACCTCGTCGGCCACCACGGCAAAGCCGCGCCCCTGTTCTCCCGCGCGGGCGGCCTCGATGGCGGCGTTCAGGGCGAGCAGGTTGGTCTGGTCGGCGATGTCGTTGATGGTGTTGACGATGGCGCCTATAAGCTCCGACTTCTGCCCCAGGTCGCCGACGGTGACCGCCGAGGCGCGTACCTGTTCGGCGATCTGGTTCATCCCCCGCACCGTCTCCTTGACGACGTCGGCGCCGGTGACTGCCGCGTCGTTGGCCTGCTTGGAACCGGCCGCAGCCTGCGTGCAGCTCACCGCTATGTCGTGGGAGGTGGCCGCCATCTCCTCGCTGGCC
It encodes the following:
- a CDS encoding cytochrome c3 family protein is translated as MRFTSAFIVLAALAVAASAAYAIELKDITYQTDGGGKVVFSHNKHLKKKAEKSPNVSCKVCHENPRAAKVKYTMADMDKGKSCGKCHNGKKAFSVAKCTACHKVKNVTFKVKETGPVLFSHNKHLKTMQCNACHNSLYKTGPNKQVTMAEMEKGKSCGACHNGKKAFSVAKCDGCHPSPKQVVFKVKETGPTVFSHSKHVEIYSCSSCHTKVFPLGSGKPVTMAAMEKGKSCGACHNAKDAFAVSQCEKCHPVQEIKFKVADVGDVKFSHSNHLGMYKCKDCHSGTFPTKRGGRPVSMDEMKKAKSCGACHDGKSAFTVNGNCDSCHQHG
- a CDS encoding aspartate:alanine exchanger family transporter: MIKILLENPLMLLLMVAALGYPLGKIKVYGITLGVGAVLFVGLAFGMLHPDMKAPAIVYIMGQALFVYTVGLSAGPSFISTFRRNGVMNNLLAGGVLCASAALCVALQKYFAIQPGIAAGIFCGSMTASPALGGALESIRQTAPPDLLETMLAEPVVGFSVAYPIGVIGLMLTINVCQKMWKVDYQAEFKVLRKPEDRNSLVHCTIKVQKVDPPDLTVAKLNESNNCEVIFSRIKRDDEFFYAGPGTVLQQGDLAMVAGAPHEIEKIATVLGERRSKERLGLDRTEYEYRRIFVSSPMAIGRTIGELHQEQRFGEVITLVRRGDNEYLPEAEMILELGDVVRVLAHKTCMDEVTAFFGNSYRRVSEVDVMTFSLGLVIGLVLGLIPFPFPGGGSMQLGFAGGPLIVGILLGTFGRTGKMVWSLPYSASMVLKQVGLVLFLAGIGTRSGYSLLTTLSHGGGGSIFITGVCVTSVTAFLGLFIAHKIMKLPMTLAVGIVAGMHTSTPGLGYIKEQTGNDLSDQGYACVFPFATIGKIILVHIILVATGQL
- a CDS encoding hybrid sensor histidine kinase/response regulator, translating into MKQINSERKLTPLNISIVYAVVGVLWGAASCLFPAVLAHKTSMYLSVETLNHAFFILATAALLYLLISRSEGDVVRGRESLFRVNRALKTFSGCNQALVRATEELQLMKDICRTIVETGGYRLAWVGMAEHDDWKTVRPVAQWGDQGGYLTKLDMSWADIDRGRGPTGTAIRTGTTRIVQNIRYDASWALWREEALKHGFAASISLPLVNEGRPLGALVIFAGEKRAFGKQEVKLLEQLADDLSFGIATLRIDAERKKAEQEIMLLASVIEQSKEGLILFDSDGTIKYVNPAIETITGHDAQSAVGRNVAALGDGEGGAELYRSVWDDLTKGERRTGGHFIQKGKEGDYYEIDIAFWSISDADGAVKNYAALVRDVTHELQLERQLRQAQRMEAIATLAGGIAHDFNNNLASIITCTEMARDDVPPESPLRELLDVVLKSSYRGRKLVKQILTFCCKGEQERQPVQVESIMNECLNLMRPSMPSSITVHAELEPDLGMIMADPTQIHQIIMNLVTNASHAMRVKGGTLDLALENISLDADSLGAPDLPPGPYLKLTVKDSGHGMDQKTMEQIFDPFFTTKGHNEGTGLGLSVVHGIVRNHGGGITVSSRQGLGSTFEVFLPRIGAVQKDTLLQTEAPSLPGSGRILFVDDEEDVVFAGKKMLERLGYQVVTGRDGVEALEIFRTDPAAVDLVITDQTMPRMTGIELSRELVAVRSDLPVILCTGLGSGVDRTAQREEAEQAGVREVAYKPLDREEMTAMIRRVMTPAGEA
- a CDS encoding cytochrome c3 family protein, which encodes MKPADLQKMSLLAKLAFCAWALAGLIAQANAWGFSYGDQTGSNQACLSCHGKTGEVPKGTFIDPQRFTQTAHANLGCEACHATVPANHPDGNKVPKADCRECHSGISAEYDKGLHASKTACNGCHNPHLVQNPKDVSGQEINMICSNCHNSLEMTAKHGEWLPQSELHLRMLPCITCHTGAKDYYISMYIVKSKGDSRFGKQEVAEYADLKAMAGNRPIVSLIDTNRDNYVSLEELRVFNRTQKSLRLYGMMTPSTVSHKFEILDSRRNCSFCHTSGSGLMQTSFIAVPDEQGNFQRVPVEKGAVLDALYAAPDFYMMGSTKNAKLNNIGLAIICCGLIMPVGHGFVRFLTRKNRKHKEHQS
- a CDS encoding sigma-54-dependent transcriptional regulator; translated protein: MAKILIIDDEETVCQSMSLVGKRAGHETACARTLAAGCRMAADEAFDLVFLDVRLPDGNGLEMLPRLAQAPSHPEIVIMTGYGDPAGAELAITSGAWDYIEKGSSVKDITLSLVRALEYRKQKLSLSGRQEVIALKRENIIGNSPALKACLDAVARAAVSDAGVLILGETGSGKELFARAVHQNSRRCDKPFVVVDCASLPETLVESLLFGHEKGAFTGAEKARDGLVSQAHGGTLFLDEVGELPFTAQKSFLRVLQEKRYRPVGGAREVESDFRLVAATNRNLNQMVEAGTFRGDLLFRLSTFVIELPPLRERKEDIKELARYYMDKFCEDNGLSPKGSCPEFMETLQAYSWPGNVREFINTIERTVLTAREQPVLFAQHLPTQIRVQVTQSAVNHHETAAAPPFQLSPPAQLPKLNDFRDSVYTQAEKQYLCDLMALAQNDITTACNLSGLSQSRLYALLKIHDLHRSA
- a CDS encoding histidine kinase; translation: MDERGIIIADRDAEFRSQVAEYFRKAGYEVETTDSTVHVLCSILQKKTPVLLLGSDFDQKVSSSDLIHLLKKCNRHLNVIMVSDDLPLDQARQVRKAGIFYQAMKPAETGDTEELGLAVECAFKTYRANRQQERMEAAMRRRANRRESVKKQPVPASRRFSWLIALAVLIFGTSFLALSAAESVQRGGNLGIWLFLGFCALLVVAQFFPVFRIKLSQRVMAQHAAKEQAASSEKKSS
- a CDS encoding cytochrome b/b6 domain-containing protein; translated protein: MSEKTRIYLQPWPIRIWHWINASGIIILILSGAQIRFPETLSIFSSYKNAIEVHNTAGIIVSISFSFWFFYYKMVKNTLDKLYIPDEEDIKHGLVRQLLYYCFWYFLGRPSPYHATPDHKFNPMQKSAYLAVMFVLMPLVGLTGILLLNVTPLRVLVLMWGGIKFIVALHFLLACSLLAFLCTHVYLATLGDYIKPMLVGWEDVEEHEEPEAAPGVAIPGYRPVRHYPEYEQALLEQRHS